From the Calliopsis andreniformis isolate RMS-2024a chromosome 4, iyCalAndr_principal, whole genome shotgun sequence genome, one window contains:
- the Pcl gene encoding polycomb protein Pcl: protein MSEPEESLAAPDSTTREQKLGFSHGDDVLLQHKDGKFYLGTVVEVDLARERCLVKFLDNTSAWSSVKELTKLSMPDSEVMCVLCKKSQPKTDNNIIVCDKCGRGYHQLCHQPQISKEETAAEAHWMCKRCIDSQPRTRELVEPKTSMVKASIRKVCSGRDQPQPPPDDMTKLPYDPNMLNWDAHHRVNAEQIYCYCGLNGEWYTQMLQCARCKQWFHEKCVSCLTYPLYSGDRFYVFVCSMCNYGKEFVRRLELKWVDLVHLMLYNLTVYNAKKYYDLDTVIVPYANDNWNTLQLPPRIRDVSAQIRRESILAILTNNRNRFKCGREIKKRTTIWGLRVRLPPPCPIVNLPATGVIDDSVLRRCWGANKRLQYLPPPTGPVSLPESTKQLTALKQSTAENLEIPVNPSDVVMRGTIYQNSEAEQSSCPSPSPPSQSTQSLRERYSGGGFVKKSFPFPKLSLQRRRRLMALGSSRERMLRKHKKREKGDGSLSKAQGVREARYRKARKLLKNAIAKSKSRSSEASDLPPTPPTSVSGPPTPPATTSGISELSVPSSVELMHPLPPSTPADTSGDETSSRGTLDSFIPPPKDFEGKNNPFRNLSDLLGTPGNLNQTNSSTPSPYNQCPITLPLPLTPVISQPPVIRPAKRQLSEKDIIIDRNGQVKRRRQHRRGRPSQQQIQQQFQHTASKTATILPARNNEVKSEFARNLRSSFNGASSSASSQIGNCVDYALNGRRLRQRQSNDKLPPPDPQPQKKGSVPSSPKCSPVKQSAPDISIDDLKSSVNIYFGAANRIAAGEKFVIKAKRIGPNGQTQYLIEWEGPNT from the exons ATGTCAGAGCCAGAAGAAAGTCTGGCAGCGCCGGATAGCACTACGAGAGAACAAAAGTTGGGTTTCTCTCATGGAGATGATGTTCTTCTACAACATAAAGATGGCAAATTTTACCTTGGAACAGTCGTTGAG GTGGATTTGGCAAGGGAGAGATGCCTTGTCAAATTTCTGGACAATACCTCCGCCTGGTCCTCAGTTAAGGAGCTGACAAAGCTATCAATGCCAGACTCCGAAGTTATGTGTGTTCTTTGCAAGAAATCTCAGCCCAAGACTGATAACAATATTATTGTTTGTGACAAATGTGGTCGAGGTTATCATCAACTTTGTCATCAG CCTCAAATATCAAAAGAAGAAACAGCAGCTGAGGCACATTGGATGTGTAAAAGATGTATAGATAGTCAACCACGGACACGTGAACTTGTAGAACCAAAAACTTCTATGGTAAAGGCAAGTATCAGAAAAGTTTGCAGTGGTAGGGACCAACCTCAGCCACCACCAGATGATATGACCAAGTTGCCGTATGAT CCTAATATGTTAAATTGGGATGCACATCATAGAGTAAATGCAGAACAAATTTATTGTTATTGTGGACTCAATGGAGAATGGTATACACAAATGCTGCAATGTGCCCGTTGTAAGCAATGGTTTCATGAAAAATGTGTCAGTTGTCTAACTTATCCTTTATACAGTGGAGATAG ATTTTATGTATTTGTTTGTTCAATGTGCAATTATGGCAAGGAATTCGTACGGCGACTGGAATTAAAATGGGTAGATCTGGTGCACCTGATGTTGTACAATTTGACTGTTTACAATGCTAAAAAGTATTATGATTTGGATActgttattgtaccttatgccaaTGATAACTGGAATACTTTGCAGCTTCCACCACGG ATCAGGGATGTCAGTGCTCAAATACGCAGAGAGTCTATACTAGCAATATTGACAAATAATAGAAACAGGTTCAAATGTGGcagagagataaagaaacgtACTACAATATGGGGTCTTAGAGTTAGATTACCACCACCATGTCCAATTGTTAATCTTCCAGCAACTGGGGTAATAGATGATTCTGTGTTACGTAGATGCTGGGGTGCTAATAAAAGACTGCAATATCTTCCTCCACCTACAGG ACCCGTAAGTTTACCAGAAAGTACAAAACAATTAACTGCGCTGAAACAAAGCACAgcggaaaatttagaaattcctGTCAACCCATCAGACGTGGTAATGCGTGGAACAATTTATCAAAATTCGGAAGCAGAACAGAGCTCGTGTCCGAGTCCAAGTCCACCGAGTCAATCTACACAGTCTCTAAGAGAAAG GTATAGCGGAGGTGGTTTTGTGAAGAAATCATTTCCATTCCCCAAACTGAGCTTACAAAGAAGACGACGTTTGATGGCATTAGGAAGTTCCCGCGAAAGAATGTTACGCAAGCACAAGAAGAGAGAAAAAGGTGATGGTTCCCTCAGCAAAGCTCAAGGTGTTAGAGAAGCTAGATACAGGAAAGCAAGAAAGCTACTGAAGAATGCTATAGCCAAG AGTAAATCTCGAAGTTCGGAAGCATCTGATTTACCACCGACGCCGCCAACCTCAGTCTCTGGCCCTCCCACGCCACCAGCTACGACTTCCGGAATATCTGAACTGTCTGTGCCTAGTTCTGTGGAATTGATGCACCCTTTGCCACCGTCAACACCCGCGGACACAAGCGGGGACGAAACCAGTTCGAGGGGAACGTTGGACTCCTTTATTCCACCGCCCAAAGACTTTGAAGGCAAGAATAATCCATTTAGAAATCTCAGTGACTTGTTGGGGACACCCGGCAATCTCAATCAAACGAATTCGAGTACCCCGTCACCAtacaatcaatgtccaatcacgTTGCCCCTACCGCTCACTCCTGTTATATCTCAACCGCCGGTAATACGGCCAGCCAAAAGACAATTATCAGAAAAGGATATTATTATAGACAGAAACGGGCAAGTAAAGCGTAGACGACAGCATAGGAGAGGTCGCCCATCGCAACAGCAGATACAGCAGCAGTTTCAACATACCGCTAGCAAGACGGCGACCATCTTGCCAGCGCGTAATAATGAGGTTAAAAGTGAATTCGCGAGGAATTTAAGAAGTTCGTTTAACGGTGCCTCGAGCAGTGCTAGTAGCCAAATTGGCAACTGTGTTGATTACGCCTTGAACGGTAGGAGACTGAGGCAACGTCAGAGCAATGACAAATTGCCTCCGCCGGATCCGCAGCCACAGAAGAAAGGTAGCGTACCATCGTCCCCAAAGTGTTCACCCGTTAAGCAAAGTGCACCCGACATATCCATAGATGATCTAAAGTCATCGGTGAACATATACTTCGGAGCAGCAAATAGGATCGCTGCTGGTGAGAAGTTTGTTATCAAAGCGAAGAGGATAGGGCCGAACGGTCAGACTCAATACCTAATCGAGTGGGAGGGACCCAATACTTAA
- the LOC143177884 gene encoding leucine-rich repeat-containing protein 57: protein MGNSGLKQHYETANKTGTLKLSRRKLDKFPQSLRVPPQQLRTLDLSENEFVRIPEDIGNFTLLKQLNFSHNKLTALPEVLGELTKLENLNASSNQIKSVPWSLSKLTRLKQVNLSDNQIGEFPLMFCNLEYLNVLDLSKNRITTIPDAAATLHVVELNLNQNQISTISEKLAECPRLKTLRLRENCLQLNAVPIKILKDSKVSVLAVEGNLFEMKQFADLDGYDDYMERYTAVKKKMF from the coding sequence ATGGGGAACTCTGGATTGAAACAGCACTACGAGACCGCGAATAaaacaggcactctaaaactgtctCGAAGAAAGCTCGACAAATTCCCCCAAAGCCTGCGCGTCCCCCCTCAACAGCTGAGGACTCTGGACCTGTCCGAGAACGAGTTCGTTCGAATTCCCGAGGATATCGGCAATTTTACCCTACTGAAGCAGTTGAACTTCAGTCACAATAAGCTGACAGCTTTGCCAGAGGTTCTAGGCGAGTTGACTAAGCTCGAAAATCTAAACGCAAGCTCGAATCAAATTAAGAGTGTGCCTTGGTCCCTGTCGAAATTGACGCGCTTAAAACAGGTCAACCTGTCCGACAATCAAATCGGCGAGTTCCCGCTGATGTTCTGCAATCTGGAGTACCTGAACGTGCTGGATTTGTCGAAGAATCGAATCACGACGATCCCCGACGCGGCAGCGACTTTGCACGTGGTCGAGCTGAATCTTAATCAGAATCAGATCTCGACGATCTCGGAGAAACTGGCGGAGTGTCCGCGGCTGAAGACGCTGAGGCTAAGGGAGAACTGTTTGCAGCTGAATGCTGTGCCGATTAAGATTTTGAAGGACTCCAAGGTCTCGGTCTTGGCGGTCGAGGGGAACCTGTTCGAGATGAAACAGTTCGCTGATCTCGATGGCTATGACGATTATATGGAAAGGTACACTGCGGTGAAGAAGAAGATGTTTTAA